In Hippocampus zosterae strain Florida chromosome 3, ASM2543408v3, whole genome shotgun sequence, a genomic segment contains:
- the LOC127598185 gene encoding proline-rich protein 13-like has translation MWPNQGPSNPAFPPGYNPANPAFPPAGVYPQPPPQQYPPVQYPMAVNPAMTTNKPPILRPYAGGPGPHSYPVAPGGYPVAPVGGVYPGAYPWPPTGYPHHHYRGHHHNKGHLYYGGVNTMYPPRGGIGGALTGMAMGLVAHKAHKKLKKGKKLKKVHKLYKHGYYNHGCKYSSSSSSSSSSSDSD, from the exons ATGTGGCCAAATCAAG GTCCATCCAACCCAGCCTTTCCTCCTGGCTACAACCCCGCAAACCCCGCATTCCCGCCCGCAGGAGTCTATCCCCAGCCGCCGCCTCAACAATACCCGCCCGTCCAATATCCAATGGCTGTCAACCCAGCCATGACAACCAACAAGCCCCCGATTCTGAGGCCTTACGCGGGGGGTCCAGGCCCTCACTCCTACCCTGTGGCGCCCGGCGGGTATCCGGTGGCCCCGGTTGGAGGCGTTTACCCTGGTGCATACCCATGGCCTCCGACAGGCTACCCCCACCACCATTATCGGGGCCACCACCACAACAAGGGTCATCTCTACTATGGAGGGGTCAACACAATGTATCCCCCAAGGGGGGGAATTGGCGGTGCCCTGACTGGCATGGCAATGGGATTGGTGGCACATAAAGCCCACAAAAAGTTGAAGAAAGGGAAAAAGCTGAAGAAGGTGCACAAGCTGTATAAGCATGGTTACTACAACCATGGCTGCAAG TATTCCTccagcagtagcagcagcagcagcagcagcgactCCGACTGA